One genomic segment of Flagellimonas marinaquae includes these proteins:
- a CDS encoding LysR family transcriptional regulator gives MNYTLHQLQIFLKITELQSITKASEELHLTQPAVSIQLKNFQDQFPIPLTEVVGRRLFITDFGKEIAVAAEKIVNQVQEINYRTMAYQGKLSGRLKISVVSTGKYVMPYFMSEFMSEHNGIDLIMDVTNKTKVIRSLELNEVDFALVSVLPEKLNVERVELMPNKLFYVSHYKRELPKNPSKTKLFEKIPLIYREPGSATRNAMESFVAKNSFRVNKKLELTSNEAVKQVVISGLGCSIMPLIGIKNELLNKDLKIVHLKGLPITTTWNLIWLKSKNLSPAAVAFLDYLEVKKKEIIKEKFNWIDNF, from the coding sequence ATGAACTATACATTGCATCAACTTCAGATATTTCTTAAAATAACTGAATTACAGAGTATTACAAAGGCTTCTGAAGAGTTGCACTTAACCCAGCCAGCAGTGTCAATTCAGCTAAAAAATTTTCAGGATCAGTTTCCAATTCCATTGACTGAAGTGGTCGGACGACGACTTTTTATCACGGATTTTGGAAAGGAAATTGCCGTTGCTGCAGAAAAGATCGTTAATCAGGTCCAGGAGATTAATTACCGTACCATGGCCTATCAAGGTAAGTTATCGGGGCGGTTAAAAATATCCGTCGTATCCACTGGAAAGTACGTAATGCCATATTTTATGTCAGAGTTTATGAGCGAACATAACGGTATCGATCTAATTATGGATGTAACCAACAAGACCAAAGTAATCCGAAGTTTGGAACTGAACGAAGTGGATTTTGCGTTGGTGTCCGTTTTGCCCGAAAAACTGAATGTTGAGCGCGTTGAATTAATGCCGAACAAGTTATTTTATGTGAGCCATTATAAAAGGGAATTGCCCAAAAACCCTAGTAAAACAAAATTGTTCGAGAAAATCCCATTAATTTATCGAGAACCAGGTTCGGCTACCCGAAATGCCATGGAAAGCTTTGTGGCGAAAAACAGCTTTCGAGTAAACAAGAAATTAGAATTAACCTCTAACGAAGCTGTTAAACAGGTAGTTATATCTGGGTTGGGTTGTTCCATTATGCCATTGATCGGTATAAAAAATGAATTGTTGAACAAAGATTTAAAAATTGTTCATTTAAAAGGGCTTCCGATTACGACCACGTGGAATTTGATATGGTTAAAGTCCAAAAACCTTTCTCCGGCAGCCGTTGCCTTTTTGGATTATTTAGAAGTAAAAAAGAAAGAAATAATTAAGGAAAAGTTTAATTGGATCGATAATTTTTGA
- a CDS encoding proton-conducting transporter membrane subunit: MTTLTSTSKTSSIKKHFSGAIHILFWLAFLANLIPILILYPDIPEWKWYGIFRINGFTALLWTTFTFFSAIIGKYALSYFKDEDQKNTFMGLGLAFTITVMLFVISDHLILFIVFWLLMGTIMSRLIGMQSQWGDAREAKRFSRRNFVIGTGFLSIGLLLPASYNNTITITEWVAQVSTTPGFIKIISALCIITAALIQSALFPFHKWLLSAMTAPTPASALMHAGFVNGSGILLTLFAPLLYASNTLEILLVIGGLTAILAQFTKLIQVNVKQRLACSTIAQMGFMIMQCGLGFFNAAIAHLILHGFYKAYLFLASGEEIEKTRPSTRPKIRIKWFQAPVVLLSSVLGAYTFVLFTGKDVVQLDSSIFLILIVSITVGQVTYNIVKQSPLSGIQRILLPPLLFISGIGAYSLFYNGATTLMSDLPLVAAPTPLSPAQVVFGIVFLIGFFLMKLGFYRKIPWLYVKLLNLSQPKNRTILMYKSKIQ; encoded by the coding sequence ATGACTACATTGACCAGTACATCTAAAACATCTTCCATAAAAAAGCACTTTTCTGGAGCTATACATATATTATTTTGGTTGGCCTTTTTGGCCAACCTCATCCCTATTTTAATTTTATATCCGGATATTCCAGAGTGGAAATGGTACGGCATTTTTAGAATAAACGGGTTTACAGCCCTACTGTGGACTACGTTCACATTTTTTAGTGCCATTATTGGCAAGTATGCGCTATCCTACTTTAAGGATGAAGACCAAAAAAACACATTCATGGGGTTAGGTCTTGCTTTTACCATAACGGTGATGCTCTTCGTAATCTCCGACCATCTCATTCTATTTATTGTGTTTTGGCTACTTATGGGAACAATAATGTCCAGGTTAATCGGAATGCAATCCCAATGGGGTGATGCAAGGGAAGCTAAAAGGTTTAGTCGACGTAATTTTGTTATTGGGACCGGTTTTTTAAGTATAGGCCTTCTTCTACCTGCATCGTACAACAATACCATCACGATAACTGAATGGGTTGCCCAAGTTAGTACCACACCAGGTTTTATAAAAATCATCTCAGCATTGTGCATAATAACTGCTGCACTGATCCAATCCGCATTATTTCCATTCCATAAATGGTTATTATCCGCTATGACGGCCCCTACGCCTGCATCTGCATTGATGCACGCAGGATTTGTTAACGGCTCCGGAATATTGTTAACCTTGTTCGCACCATTATTATATGCTTCCAACACACTGGAGATTCTACTGGTCATAGGCGGCCTCACGGCAATCCTAGCCCAATTTACAAAGCTGATCCAGGTTAATGTTAAACAACGTTTGGCATGTTCTACCATTGCCCAAATGGGTTTTATGATCATGCAATGCGGGCTCGGGTTTTTTAATGCGGCAATAGCCCACCTTATTCTGCACGGGTTTTATAAGGCATACCTTTTTCTTGCTTCGGGAGAGGAGATTGAGAAAACAAGACCAAGTACCCGTCCGAAAATCAGAATAAAATGGTTCCAAGCTCCTGTTGTTCTGCTGTCCAGTGTACTTGGAGCATATACCTTTGTTCTGTTTACGGGGAAAGATGTAGTACAACTGGATAGTAGTATTTTCCTCATACTGATAGTTTCCATAACGGTAGGCCAGGTGACCTACAATATCGTAAAACAGAGTCCACTATCCGGAATTCAGAGAATTTTATTGCCTCCCCTACTTTTCATCTCGGGCATTGGGGCGTACTCCCTATTTTACAATGGTGCTACCACTCTAATGTCGGACTTGCCATTGGTGGCCGCCCCCACTCCCCTATCCCCCGCACAAGTTGTTTTTGGCATAGTTTTCCTCATTGGGTTTTTCTTAATGAAGTTGGGGTTCTATCGCAAGATTCCGTGGTTATATGTCAAATTGCTCAACCTTTCACAACCGAAAAACCGAACCATTTTAATGTACAAATCCAAAATCCAATGA
- a CDS encoding DUF2309 domain-containing protein — protein sequence MKSTNLIYQIEEASKVIGNTWPLYSFVTSNPLNDLQDLHFSEAVYKIKSLLDAKVYPSATMFRKAWDNGEIKKNELVPLLKEHGFNTTPAGCLEIMGCESILEIKNQNHQLDRIMVKWLSTFLDEGLAEWEMPGKDRGFYMAWRQLVPFDAESGKPSLSSIPSLSEQALSQLTEGCTDEEIQSIFTHHLAALPGWAGYIKHRNLQPHAWQDAFPIHLQDYLAVRLWTAKLLQVDILPKTTKDKDNSEVQQLKYIWLKAWEKSWQKRLMQKLEKASTWTAKEANRKSVPDAQFVFCIDTRSEMIRRHVESTGNYETYGYAGFFGIAMDYENPKDGLSHKSCPPILDSSYAVSESAQKNKNEQKRTLDLQIEKQRFWNYFLKRMKNMLPSSFGFVEGSGFFYGLQMFLKTMVPGAMYNMSKTNETSYESACEPHLENKDCNSSSELNISAEEKAMLVKSAFELMGWKQFAPLILFIGHGSHSANNPYGSSLDCGACAASPGRHNARLLAKLANEPEVRQVLKDKFLIKIPERTYFVGGEHNTTTDQIVLFDSTIPNSHKQQISILRKDLRKIQETATQERLGINTGSIYRAQINASNWGETRPEWGLAKNASFIIAPRTTTQNLSLDGRSFLHSYDWKTDKEGKILETIMQGPMVVTQWINNHYYFSTVDNNTFGGGTKVTHNITGKFGVVQGNGGDLKTGLPWESLYTSKETPFHAPLRLSVVIQAPLDTVRAIINQNNNLKSLIDNEWIYIIVMDPLKNGAFYSYQKNLGWSSNSKKKVIPSKSKTELEKNMPEKVLA from the coding sequence ATGAAATCCACAAACCTTATATATCAAATAGAGGAAGCTTCCAAGGTTATTGGTAATACCTGGCCCCTCTATTCTTTCGTAACATCGAATCCTTTGAACGACCTACAAGATCTACACTTTTCCGAGGCGGTGTACAAAATAAAATCACTTTTAGATGCCAAAGTGTATCCGAGTGCAACAATGTTTCGCAAAGCATGGGATAATGGAGAAATTAAAAAAAACGAATTGGTTCCACTTTTAAAAGAACATGGTTTCAATACTACACCGGCAGGTTGCCTGGAAATAATGGGTTGCGAATCAATATTGGAAATCAAAAATCAGAACCACCAGCTGGATAGAATTATGGTTAAGTGGCTATCAACTTTTTTGGATGAAGGTTTGGCCGAATGGGAAATGCCAGGTAAGGATCGTGGATTTTATATGGCATGGAGACAGTTGGTTCCTTTTGATGCCGAATCGGGCAAACCATCTTTATCCAGCATTCCATCTTTAAGCGAGCAGGCACTATCACAACTTACCGAGGGATGCACAGATGAAGAAATACAATCTATCTTTACACATCATTTAGCGGCATTACCAGGTTGGGCAGGTTACATTAAACACAGAAACCTCCAGCCGCATGCCTGGCAAGATGCCTTCCCTATACATCTTCAAGATTACTTGGCCGTGCGACTATGGACGGCAAAATTACTACAGGTAGATATCCTCCCAAAAACAACAAAGGACAAAGACAATTCCGAGGTACAACAACTTAAATATATTTGGCTGAAAGCATGGGAAAAAAGTTGGCAAAAACGATTAATGCAGAAGCTAGAAAAAGCCTCCACTTGGACAGCAAAAGAAGCAAACCGAAAAAGTGTCCCTGACGCCCAATTTGTTTTCTGTATCGATACTCGCTCGGAAATGATCCGAAGACATGTAGAGTCCACAGGAAACTACGAAACCTATGGATACGCAGGGTTCTTTGGCATTGCCATGGATTATGAGAATCCGAAAGACGGTCTATCCCATAAATCATGCCCACCGATTTTAGATTCCAGCTATGCCGTGTCCGAATCGGCACAAAAAAATAAGAATGAGCAGAAAAGAACCCTGGATCTACAAATTGAAAAGCAAAGGTTTTGGAACTATTTTCTAAAAAGAATGAAAAACATGTTGCCCTCGAGCTTTGGCTTTGTCGAAGGCTCCGGGTTTTTCTATGGACTGCAGATGTTTTTAAAAACTATGGTGCCCGGAGCAATGTACAACATGTCCAAAACCAACGAGACATCCTACGAATCCGCTTGTGAGCCACATTTGGAAAACAAAGATTGTAATTCATCATCAGAGTTGAATATCTCAGCGGAGGAAAAGGCAATGCTGGTTAAATCGGCCTTTGAACTAATGGGATGGAAACAATTTGCGCCGCTTATCCTTTTTATAGGACATGGGAGTCATTCAGCAAATAACCCATATGGTTCCAGTCTGGATTGTGGTGCATGTGCCGCTAGTCCGGGAAGGCATAATGCCCGTTTGCTTGCCAAACTGGCCAATGAACCCGAAGTTCGGCAAGTCTTGAAAGACAAGTTTCTGATTAAAATACCTGAAAGAACCTACTTTGTAGGGGGCGAACACAATACCACTACGGATCAAATCGTACTTTTTGATTCCACAATACCGAATTCTCATAAACAACAAATAAGTATACTACGGAAAGACTTGCGCAAGATTCAAGAAACAGCAACCCAAGAAAGACTGGGCATTAACACCGGAAGTATTTATCGCGCCCAGATCAATGCGAGCAACTGGGGCGAAACCAGACCAGAATGGGGATTGGCAAAAAATGCAAGCTTTATAATAGCACCAAGGACCACTACGCAAAACTTGTCCTTGGATGGGCGTTCTTTTTTGCATTCCTATGATTGGAAAACGGACAAAGAAGGTAAAATACTGGAAACCATAATGCAAGGTCCTATGGTAGTTACCCAATGGATCAATAACCACTACTACTTTTCTACAGTGGACAACAACACATTTGGTGGCGGAACCAAGGTAACGCACAACATTACAGGTAAATTTGGAGTGGTCCAGGGGAATGGGGGCGATCTTAAAACAGGTCTTCCGTGGGAATCGCTATACACTTCCAAGGAAACCCCATTCCACGCTCCCCTTCGACTATCCGTTGTAATACAGGCACCTTTGGATACGGTAAGAGCGATTATTAACCAAAACAACAACCTAAAATCATTGATCGATAACGAGTGGATCTATATCATTGTTATGGACCCTTTAAAAAATGGAGCCTTCTACAGTTATCAAAAAAACTTGGGGTGGTCCTCAAACTCAAAAAAGAAAGTTATACCATCTAAAAGCAAAACCGAGCTTGAAAAAAACATGCCCGAAAAAGTTCTGGCATAA
- a CDS encoding 3-keto-disaccharide hydrolase — protein MNKKIFGSILVVVILSCKTEKKEKETNIWRTKKEAMENAVHNQLLEVEKEQGWELLFDGETLDGWHLYNDPTADSVWEVEDGTLHSNTKNESLSAGDLVTDTSYSNYELLLEWKVVGNGNSGIFINVQELPDVPTAWQSGPEYQILGADHMDYDVPVKRPGCLYAFLPQQNNVEVKQGDWNRTRIKQVDGKIEFYLNGILTAEEDLGSDEWREKIKGTHLSKYPEFGKTTEGKISLQYWYFETWFRNIKIREL, from the coding sequence ATGAACAAGAAAATATTTGGAAGTATTCTGGTAGTGGTGATTCTATCCTGTAAGACAGAGAAAAAAGAGAAAGAAACCAACATATGGCGCACTAAAAAGGAAGCAATGGAAAATGCGGTGCACAATCAATTACTGGAAGTCGAAAAGGAGCAAGGGTGGGAATTGCTGTTCGATGGAGAGACCTTGGATGGATGGCATTTGTACAATGATCCAACGGCTGATTCGGTTTGGGAAGTAGAAGATGGGACATTGCATAGCAACACAAAGAACGAATCTTTATCCGCAGGCGATCTGGTTACCGATACATCATATTCGAACTATGAGCTTTTGTTGGAATGGAAGGTCGTCGGAAATGGAAACAGCGGTATTTTTATAAACGTACAGGAACTGCCAGATGTCCCCACGGCATGGCAGAGTGGTCCAGAATATCAAATTTTGGGTGCCGATCACATGGATTACGATGTTCCAGTTAAACGCCCCGGATGTCTGTATGCATTTTTACCACAACAAAATAATGTAGAAGTAAAACAAGGAGACTGGAACAGGACAAGAATAAAACAAGTCGATGGCAAAATTGAGTTTTATTTGAACGGTATTCTTACAGCAGAGGAAGACTTGGGTTCGGACGAGTGGAGAGAAAAGATAAAAGGCACCCATTTATCCAAATATCCGGAATTCGGAAAAACTACCGAAGGCAAGATTTCTCTGCAATATTGGTATTTTGAGACTTGGTTCAGGAATATTAAAATTAGGGAGCTGTAG
- the trxA gene encoding thioredoxin, whose product MKGNFATLINSEQLTLIDFSAEWCGPCKMLAPILKQVKDEMGDDLKIVKIDVDKNQSLANTYQVRGVPTLIFFKNGKQLWRKSGVLQKAELVQLAKSFL is encoded by the coding sequence ATGAAAGGAAATTTTGCAACATTGATCAACAGTGAGCAGTTAACACTGATCGATTTTTCTGCCGAATGGTGCGGTCCCTGTAAAATGTTGGCTCCTATTTTAAAACAGGTAAAAGATGAAATGGGCGATGATCTAAAAATTGTAAAGATCGATGTGGACAAAAATCAAAGTCTGGCCAATACGTATCAGGTAAGAGGGGTTCCAACCCTGATTTTCTTTAAAAACGGTAAACAACTCTGGAGGAAATCCGGAGTACTCCAAAAAGCAGAACTGGTTCAGCTTGCCAAGTCCTTCTTATAA
- a CDS encoding universal stress protein → MKKKRIVLPTDFSKNSWNAIAYALKTFKGVPCDFFLLNSYQVGASGLSTKMAGANDTRLYNLMKEQSERELNQELKKIQEIDTDPEHRFILRSVAGALVNAVGKIVYKEEIDYVVMGTKGSSGLKEVFMGSNTYKVIKDIDFCPIIAVPDDYRPDGKMDAILLATGYEHLFESYELKPVLSLAEHFNAKLWIAHVGRMDNLTPEQKASKLALEKRLTNVEYEFFEVEKEDSVNRTIQKVVDMDRALDMVVMINQDHTFFERLTREPVIKKVTFNTTVPFLVIHLFE, encoded by the coding sequence ATGAAAAAGAAGCGGATTGTACTGCCAACGGATTTTTCCAAAAACTCTTGGAACGCCATAGCTTATGCTTTAAAAACCTTTAAGGGCGTTCCTTGCGATTTCTTTCTCCTTAACTCCTACCAAGTAGGTGCATCAGGACTGTCCACTAAAATGGCAGGGGCCAACGATACCCGACTTTATAACTTGATGAAAGAACAATCCGAACGTGAGCTCAACCAAGAGTTAAAAAAAATTCAGGAAATCGATACCGATCCAGAACATCGGTTTATTCTACGGTCAGTTGCTGGTGCCTTGGTAAATGCCGTGGGAAAAATAGTTTACAAGGAAGAAATAGATTATGTGGTGATGGGAACCAAGGGGTCTTCAGGATTAAAGGAAGTATTTATGGGAAGTAACACCTACAAAGTAATCAAGGATATCGATTTTTGTCCCATAATTGCGGTTCCGGACGATTATCGACCTGATGGTAAAATGGATGCCATTCTCTTGGCCACCGGGTACGAGCACTTGTTCGAAAGCTATGAACTGAAACCAGTTTTGAGCTTGGCAGAGCATTTCAATGCCAAATTATGGATTGCCCACGTAGGACGTATGGATAACCTAACGCCAGAACAAAAAGCCTCCAAATTGGCACTGGAAAAACGGTTGACAAATGTTGAATATGAATTTTTTGAGGTTGAAAAAGAGGACTCCGTAAACCGAACCATACAAAAGGTCGTTGACATGGATAGGGCTCTGGACATGGTAGTAATGATCAATCAGGACCATACTTTTTTTGAGCGACTGACCCGTGAGCCTGTGATTAAAAAAGTAACCTTTAATACCACAGTGCCATTTTTGGTGATTCATTTATTTGAATAA
- a CDS encoding universal stress protein produces the protein MKTILIPTDFSKNALHVLQYAQELYKCERSCFFVLHAFAEEVYGEYNTANKDGIDKIKEEKKQVVERKLDELIDSVIGEPPNPLHNFETVACFDNLVDGVNDFVDEMNIDLVIMGTKGETSDHKTTFGSYTIEIFKYVKCPVLAVPEGFEYKQPKAILFPTDYLLPYKRRELKLLGDLAGKFKSKVHCLYITDFDELSPRQADNKLFVEETLTKPYLYFETAPIKNKAEVILEKIAEKEAGMLVMMNSRHSFFEDMLYRSTVDLLGLKIKIPFMVMQNLKR, from the coding sequence ATGAAAACCATACTGATCCCTACCGATTTTTCCAAAAATGCACTGCATGTACTACAGTATGCCCAAGAGCTGTACAAATGTGAGCGCAGTTGTTTTTTTGTGCTGCATGCCTTTGCCGAAGAGGTATATGGAGAGTACAATACGGCAAACAAAGACGGAATTGATAAAATTAAAGAAGAGAAAAAGCAGGTGGTTGAGCGAAAATTGGATGAATTGATCGATTCTGTTATAGGGGAACCGCCCAACCCACTACATAATTTTGAAACCGTAGCCTGTTTTGATAACCTGGTCGATGGTGTCAATGATTTTGTGGATGAAATGAATATCGATTTGGTGATCATGGGAACCAAAGGGGAAACCAGTGATCATAAAACAACGTTCGGTAGTTATACCATAGAAATATTCAAGTATGTAAAATGTCCTGTTTTGGCCGTGCCAGAGGGTTTTGAATACAAACAACCAAAAGCGATTCTTTTCCCGACCGATTATTTACTGCCTTATAAACGTAGGGAACTTAAATTATTGGGAGACCTGGCCGGCAAGTTTAAATCCAAAGTGCATTGTTTGTACATCACCGATTTTGATGAGCTCAGTCCCCGACAAGCGGACAACAAGCTGTTCGTGGAAGAGACCCTTACTAAGCCCTATCTGTATTTTGAAACAGCCCCCATTAAAAACAAGGCAGAAGTTATACTCGAAAAAATAGCGGAAAAAGAGGCGGGCATGTTGGTTATGATGAATTCAAGACATTCTTTTTTTGAAGACATGCTGTATAGGTCAACGGTGGACCTACTCGGCTTAAAGATCAAGATACCGTTTATGGTAATGCAGAATTTAAAAAGATGA
- a CDS encoding DUF885 family protein: MENKSMHFLGNRTMWMVALLFSLQTMAQNSDLADRIDEFRADTRALNHIYIMKESEEYYERFNILYDNWHNRLEKMDFSTLNQQEKVDYILLKNSVTKADYFLDQEYKKYLEVAHVVDFTAPLLSFIQERRRGKRPDAKNLAKIMQDATKVLDNAMRPSNSKPFKDWQTADKASSVVISFQKGLKNAFDFYYSYDPDFTWWVDRPYNLLYDKLTVYAEFLKENYSQNSVKDDGSGIVGKPIGKEALQESLEMEFIPYTPEELIKVAQTQYEWCKQEMIKASRELGYGDDWKAALEHVKNTYVPEGEQPEAIMELYKESVDFIEERDLITLPELAKETWGMEMMSPERQKVSPFFLGGRDIIISYPTQEMDHDYKMMSMRGNNPNFSRAVVHHELLPGHNLQYFMTSRHKPYRNAFYTPFWTEGWALYWEIILWNKGFPQTPEQKMGMLLWRIHRCARIIFSLKFHMGEMTPQECIDMLVDEVGHEYANAEGEVRRSFTTSYPPLYQLAYMMGGLQFYALRNELLAEGWSEKEFHDRVMHEGRMPIEMLRSLLLDLPLNKNHKTSWKFSTAFN, translated from the coding sequence ATGGAAAACAAATCAATGCATTTTTTGGGAAATAGAACCATGTGGATGGTCGCACTTCTATTTTCGCTTCAAACTATGGCACAGAATAGCGATCTGGCGGATAGGATCGATGAGTTTAGGGCAGATACCAGGGCATTGAACCATATCTACATCATGAAAGAATCCGAAGAGTATTATGAGCGCTTCAACATACTTTATGATAATTGGCATAATCGATTGGAGAAAATGGATTTCTCCACTTTGAACCAACAGGAAAAAGTGGATTATATCCTTTTAAAAAACTCCGTGACCAAAGCGGACTATTTTCTTGACCAGGAATACAAAAAATATTTAGAAGTGGCACATGTGGTAGATTTTACTGCCCCATTGCTTTCTTTTATTCAAGAGAGACGAAGAGGAAAAAGGCCGGATGCCAAGAATTTGGCAAAAATCATGCAAGATGCGACCAAAGTTTTGGACAATGCAATGCGGCCATCAAACAGTAAACCTTTTAAAGATTGGCAAACTGCGGATAAAGCATCATCCGTTGTAATTTCCTTTCAAAAAGGATTAAAAAATGCTTTTGATTTCTATTACAGTTACGACCCGGATTTTACATGGTGGGTGGATAGGCCTTATAACTTATTGTATGATAAATTGACGGTCTATGCGGAATTCCTAAAAGAAAATTATTCTCAGAACAGTGTTAAGGACGATGGTAGTGGAATTGTTGGTAAACCTATTGGTAAGGAAGCATTGCAAGAAAGCTTGGAGATGGAGTTTATTCCTTACACGCCGGAGGAACTCATTAAAGTGGCCCAAACCCAATATGAATGGTGCAAGCAAGAAATGATCAAAGCCTCTCGAGAGTTGGGTTATGGAGATGATTGGAAGGCGGCGCTAGAGCATGTAAAAAACACCTATGTTCCAGAAGGAGAGCAGCCAGAGGCCATTATGGAACTTTATAAGGAATCGGTCGATTTTATTGAGGAGCGCGATTTAATTACATTGCCCGAACTGGCCAAAGAAACATGGGGAATGGAAATGATGAGCCCGGAAAGGCAAAAGGTAAGCCCTTTCTTTTTGGGGGGAAGGGATATCATCATATCATACCCAACGCAGGAAATGGACCATGATTACAAAATGATGAGCATGCGTGGCAATAATCCAAATTTCTCGAGAGCCGTTGTCCATCACGAGTTGTTACCAGGGCATAACCTCCAGTATTTTATGACCAGTCGCCATAAACCATATCGAAATGCATTTTACACTCCATTTTGGACCGAAGGATGGGCCTTGTATTGGGAAATAATTCTTTGGAACAAAGGGTTTCCTCAGACACCTGAACAAAAAATGGGGATGTTGCTCTGGAGGATTCACCGCTGTGCACGGATCATATTTTCGCTCAAGTTCCATATGGGAGAAATGACACCACAGGAATGTATCGATATGTTGGTGGATGAGGTTGGTCACGAATACGCCAATGCCGAAGGCGAAGTCCGACGTTCCTTTACCACCAGTTATCCACCCTTGTATCAATTGGCCTATATGATGGGAGGCCTGCAATTTTATGCCCTTCGAAATGAACTTTTGGCAGAAGGTTGGTCAGAGAAGGAATTCCACGACCGGGTGATGCACGAAGGCAGAATGCCCATCGAAATGTTAAGAAGCCTGTTATTGGATTTGCCATTAAATAAAAACCACAAAACCAGTTGGAAGTTTTCTACGGCATTCAATTAA
- a CDS encoding 4-hydroxyproline epimerase yields the protein MARKTFFCVDAHTCGNPVRVVAGGAPNLQGKNMSEKRQHFLKDFDWIRRGLMFEPRGHDMMSGSILLEPHDPANDFAILFIETSGCLPMCGHGTIGTITVALEEGLIEPKVPGKIRMEAPAGLVEIEYRQTGKKVDWVRLVNVKSYLAEENLTVECPELGELIFDVAYGGNYYAIVDPQKNFEGVHNFTAGQIIHYSQVVRKRINEKYPNIFIHPEDSTIRDVSHMLWTGDPIDPTSSGRNAVFYGDKAIDRSPCGTGTSARMAQLYAKGKLKIGEPYIHESFIGSKFVGIVEKESVLADKKAIIPSIQGWAQVTGYNTIVIDDDDPYAHGFQVI from the coding sequence GTGGCGAGAAAAACATTTTTTTGTGTAGATGCCCATACTTGCGGAAACCCGGTAAGGGTAGTTGCCGGTGGAGCCCCAAATTTACAGGGTAAGAACATGAGCGAGAAGCGACAACATTTTTTAAAGGATTTCGATTGGATTCGAAGGGGGTTGATGTTCGAACCCCGTGGCCATGATATGATGAGTGGCAGTATCTTGCTCGAACCGCACGATCCGGCAAACGATTTTGCCATACTGTTTATTGAAACCTCCGGTTGTTTGCCCATGTGCGGGCACGGAACCATAGGCACCATTACCGTAGCCTTGGAAGAAGGGCTCATTGAACCTAAAGTTCCGGGAAAAATCCGAATGGAAGCACCGGCTGGTTTGGTGGAAATCGAATACAGGCAAACCGGAAAAAAAGTGGATTGGGTTCGTTTGGTCAATGTAAAATCGTACCTAGCGGAAGAAAACCTGACCGTAGAATGTCCTGAGCTTGGCGAGTTGATTTTTGATGTGGCCTACGGCGGAAATTATTATGCAATAGTAGATCCACAGAAAAACTTTGAAGGAGTACATAATTTTACCGCAGGTCAAATTATACATTATTCCCAAGTAGTAAGAAAGCGTATCAATGAGAAATATCCGAATATATTTATACATCCGGAAGATAGTACCATTAGGGATGTGAGCCATATGCTTTGGACCGGTGACCCTATAGACCCAACATCTTCTGGAAGAAATGCCGTTTTTTACGGGGATAAAGCAATCGATCGATCCCCTTGCGGCACAGGCACTTCGGCCCGTATGGCACAATTATATGCCAAGGGCAAGTTGAAGATTGGTGAACCTTATATCCACGAAAGTTTTATTGGTAGTAAGTTTGTCGGAATTGTAGAAAAGGAATCGGTCTTGGCGGATAAAAAAGCCATTATACCCAGTATTCAAGGTTGGGCGCAGGTTACAGGGTACAATACAATTGTTATCGATGATGATGATCCCTACGCACACGGGTTTCAAGTGATATAA